A genomic window from Candidatus Denitrolinea symbiosum includes:
- a CDS encoding pyrimidine 5'-nucleotidase — protein MKFAAVFFDLDDTLYPASTGLWLAIKERMNVYMRDRMGFDPAEIPTVREKYFREYGTTLRGLQANHQINVDDFLAFVHDLPLRDYLTPDPTLRPVIASIPTRKWIFTNADASHARRVLAALELDGLFDGIVDVNAVAPYCKPMPESFRIAMESAGETDPARCVMIDDLPRTTRAAREFGMYGILYGQDAPQPDADASFTDWRVLPALLNGSKP, from the coding sequence ATGAAATTTGCCGCCGTTTTCTTCGACCTCGACGACACGCTCTATCCCGCCTCGACGGGTTTGTGGCTCGCCATCAAAGAACGTATGAACGTTTACATGCGCGACCGCATGGGCTTCGACCCCGCCGAGATCCCGACCGTCCGCGAGAAATATTTCCGCGAATACGGCACGACTTTGCGCGGACTGCAAGCCAATCACCAGATCAATGTGGACGATTTCCTGGCCTTCGTGCATGACCTCCCGCTGCGGGACTACCTGACTCCCGATCCGACTCTCCGCCCCGTCATCGCTTCGATCCCCACCCGAAAGTGGATCTTCACCAACGCCGACGCCTCCCACGCCCGACGCGTCCTCGCCGCGCTCGAACTGGACGGCCTCTTCGACGGTATCGTAGACGTCAACGCGGTCGCGCCGTACTGCAAGCCCATGCCCGAGTCGTTTCGGATCGCGATGGAATCCGCGGGCGAGACCGATCCCGCGCGCTGCGTGATGATTGACGACCTGCCGCGCACCACCCGCGCCGCCCGCGAGTTCGGCATGTACGGGATCCTCTACGGGCAGGATGCCCCCCAGCCCGACGCCGACGCGTCCTTCACCGATTGGCGCGTCCTGCCCGCGCTGTTGAACGGGAGTAAACCATGA